ACGTACAAACGCTTGTCGCTGCTCCGccggaagaggacgacgacatgGATCCGGATGCACCGGATaagccgaagaaaaagaaaccgaaaaaggatccattgttttcgaaaaaatcCAAGTCGGACCCGAAcgcaccaccgatcgatcgcgttccGCTGCCAAAGCTCAAAGATGCCGACAagatggaaaaaataaagtcTCTGCGTGAGGCATCGAAACGCGTGAACCTTGGCCCCGACTCGCTGCCGTCGATTTGCATGTACACCCTGTTGAACGCGAACTACACTGTGACATGGTAACGATCTCTGGCGATCTCTTGTGATGGTTGGTTGTGAGCTAATCATCGCCTCTCTTTTCGCTTTAGCGCCGATCTGTCCGAAGATTCCAGCTTGATGGCGGTGGGATTCTCCGACTCGGCCATCAAGGTGTGGTCGATGACCCCGGTAAAGCTGCGGGAAATGAAGAGCGCAGAACAGTTGAAGGAAATCGATCGCGATGCCGAGGACGTGCTGATTCGCATGTTGGACGATCGAAGGGCAGAATCGTGTCGAACGCTGTGGGGTCACAGTGGCCCCGTGTATCGGACTTCCTTTGCACCGGACCGTACGATGTTGCTCTCGTGCTCGGAAGACTGCACCATCCGTCTCTGGTCGCTGCACACCTGGACCTGTGTCGTCGTGTACAAGGGCCACCAGTTCCCGGTGTGGGACGTTCGCTTTTCACCACACGGGCACTACTTCATGAGCTGTTCGCACGATAAAACGGCACGGCTGTGGGCGACCGACTCGCATCAACCGTTGCGCATTTTCGCTGGCCATTTGTCCGACGTGGATGTTTGCATCTTTCATCCCAACAGCAACTACGTGGCAACCGGGTCGAGCGATCGCACCGTGCGCCTGTGGGACGTGTGCGTGGGCAACCATCATCGTTTGCTGACCGGCCATAAGGCACCGATCCATTCGTTGGCCTTTTCCATGTGTGGCCGTTATCTGGCGTCGGGATCGGCAGACCATCGGGTGCTCATCTGGGATCTGGCCCACGGGCACCTGATAGCCGCACTAACGGGCCATTCTGCTTCGGTGCACTCCGTGTGCTTCAGTCGCGATGGTACGatcctggccaccggtggccttgACTGTGCCCTCAAGCTGTGGGACTTCACGAAGCTAGTAGATGACATCAGTGGGGAAAACGTGAACGTATCGCACAATCCGGATGTACGTGATGGTGATCCGTATCTGATGCGTACGTTCCCCACGAAGCAGTCTCCGTTCTTGACGTTGCACTTTACGCGTCGTAATCTGCTGCTGGGCGTTGGCATGTTCGATCTCGCCATTTAGAGGGAAGCATTTGAATTTGTAAGAAAACCACACGTTGTGTGAGCATTtatgaataaacattttcatttaaacgCCATGCGTGACTTTCATTGATTTCGTTTACGCGACATCGACATCAATAAATTTGCTGAGGAGCATTGTGAATGGTTGAACAACACACTCAAAAcaacttcttttttttgcatttgttgcCCATCACAACAAAGTTTAATGTCAATGTCAGTCTCATGGCTGCACGTCGAGAGCGAAAGGCCAAGTGAATTGTGACACGCATCCCAGATGGGAAATACGCTCCGCTGATGCGGTCACACTGCGCGACTGACGTGGGCCGCAAACGGTATcaaccatgcgcctccaccaGTGCGAGTCTTACTTAAGCAAACagccgtttgtttgatttttattaaaaatatacCGATTTTCTCAGTTTCTTTGCATCATTCTTTTCGATCGTACTCTACGCTAAGCTGGACCGACCACCATACAACATCTCTCTGCCAACGAGAGTACGTAAGCCTTTGCGGGGTCGCTAGTTCCATTTCGTATTCGCTTTCTGATCATCTCTTGGGGGGTATTTTCAGCGCTCCCAGAGATCCAATCTCTTACTCTCGCTCGCGCCGAAACGGTCGCTAGGAATGTGTGGTTCTCTTCTCcccattttcccggttttccgaTAGCTACGCAACGATCATCTGACGCCAGAACTAACGTGTACGTCGAAAATTTGCCCAGCTTCACTCCGACCGTCGTTGTTCGTTTTCAGTCCTAGCCGAACCAGCGTTACGGAATTACACGCTGCGCAGTGCCGAAAGTAGTGTCGTGGGCCATTTTGAAAGTGAATCTAATATTGGATCTCAAATCAGACCCCTCCCCGCCGCAGAGTGGCAAAAGAACGTGAAACAGAACAGAGCCAGACGAGTAACAAACGAGCGAAAGTAGGTGAAATGGATTATTTCAAACAGCATACATTATTGAGACATTTCTGCGAAAGTGTCCCACGGTGGGACACTGCGGTAAACGTTACAAAAGCACGGCACGGTTTCGATCGTGGATCGCGTTGCCATTTTGATCAGTGATCCGTGATCGGTTCAGTGACTTTCACATGCGCCGCAGATTAGAGATTTAGTGAACGATCTTGCGTGCAGCATGCCTGCCAAGGCGAAGCGTGGTCAGCAGAGAACTCTCGCTTGCTGGCAGAAACCCGTTCACTCGTTTCTACCGGCCCGATTGCGTAATACTGCGCAGATCGGCATTCGGTCACCGTTTGTGGGCCTTAAcgattttcttgatttttgttttcaattttaatttatggtgGCTTTCTGAAAGATGTACCGTTTCGAAACCGTTTCGAACCTTTGCTTTATGAAACGGATATTGAATCTAGTATTTCAGGCGGCCATGTGGGAATTCAGCTTCAAACGCAGCTTCAGTATTGCGCAGCACAACGATCAGAAGAGATTTATACAATTGCAGGATACAGTAAGCTTACCTGTGCAGATGGCAGAACATTCTTATTCGTTGGCCGAGTTCTTACCGACGGCTACAAATCCCCGGTGAATGCCGGTTCACGCGGAATGGAAAACGTCGTAGTCTCCGTCGCGACACGGTGAACGAGAGAACTCGGCGCTAGGTCCCTGGTGGAAAGCAGTGGGAGAAGATAATAATAGCATTTTTGTTGAAACTGTGAAAATTTTGTCGTTAGAGCTCTGTGTCTCGCACTCAGCAGGTCGGGGCCTCGCAGCCGATTCGGCTCTGCACGGCCGCCATCCGGCTTGTCGCCCTGTTTGATGCTCCCTCTCGGGGCTTCTTCGCTTCCCAGTTTCCTTTGcatgttgttttctttcgcttgccTTCCACATTCACGATGTCCCATTGGGCGAAGagcgttttctctttttggaACACCTTTTTCCTCTAATTTGCTTCGGGTATGTTGCTTGCTTACGGTCTGCGCGACATTTACGATCAGTGTAGCGAGTTCCCCCGGTGTCGGTTTGGTCGCTGGGCCGCTCGCTGCGCATCCATTAGCATAGCCATAAAAAATCTAAAACCACCGTCAAGACTGTTGCACATAATTAACTTTTTTTCAGTCTACAAAAAATACTCCAGCACTGCACCTCCTGGTGCAACAGGACACCACAACAGACTCTGGCGAGCAACGGCCTAAAAATGGTCCAATATTGTTAGTGATGGAATAAAGTGTGCGATTATTGCGAGGGGTGTTTCGGGAACCAGGAGACAATACAGTGCCCCGCGCGAAAGAGCGTGTCACGCTAGAAGCGTACATTTCGGTCTATAAATACAAGAATTCACTCTCTTCGCCTTTTGGTTTCTGGCTGTACAGTTTGCCTTTTATTTCACCAGTTCTCAGCCATCAGGCCCGTCCGTGGTTCTagagtggaaaatttaattcttAAGTGCGCCCGTGTGTCAGTTAGCTGCTTAGGTGCCACGCTCGCCCCACTGAGCCATCAAGTCCTGTTTTGCTCTTCCACTTCGCTTCGACGCTCTGCAACATTCTTCCGACAGTGAGTCAAATCGCCCTAATCGCCTGTTGTACGTTTCAACATACCGAAATACGTGTATCACTCGCAGCCAGCTGAAATTCTTGATTAAACACGGAGTGAATGTAAACACGCGGTTTCTTGCCTTTTCGCCTTCTGACCGCCGAGCACCTTTGCGCGGCCGTTGCGAGATTGCTTTCTGGGTTATGCGATCGGGTAGTTCGCCTCGAGGTTCCTTTTGCCAACAGCTTCCACactagcaaaaaaaaaaatctttctaTGGTTAGCAACTCACAGGCggatcaacaaaaacaaaaacgactcATGGGGGCGCATggttgtttactgtttttcgtttgcttcgtttttgcgCGCATTATGAAAGAGAAATGTGTGTTGTAATATTTAAGGCATACAAACCGAAAACCTTGAACGGCCACAAACTAAGCAAGGGTTACAAATGAGCGACAAATATTTATCAGCCAATTTTACTAGTGATAGGCGCACGCTATTACCAACAATATTTTTACTTGAATGAGGTGTTCCTCATGTCCGAAAATTCCGCCATCATTTAACAGTCACAAACCACTTTGGCtaaaccatttttcttttatttcaagTTCAGTTTGCAGCTTATTCCAACACAGACCATCGAACGCATGAGTCTCCAAATCTGTTTGGCGCACGTTCAAAGTTGCCATATCCttccttttctctcgctctcattctctctctctctctctctctatctctcactctatatctctctctctctttctatcttttGCATTCACAACCTTGAAGGTGTAACAACATTTGACCTTTTCCGAAGGTAACGTTCGAAAATTGCAACATAAACCCCCGTCGTACGTTAGTTTAGGTTTTCCCGTTTCAGCGAACGTGACAGTGACTCTTCCCGCGAGCCGTGAATTAAAAATACGGCCAGTGAAGTATTGTACGCCACACCCCGACATTTATCGGCAGCGTTTTGTCACGAAAAGTTGGGACAAAAAGGGGGAATGCGACATTGGAAACATAGCACATCCTCCTACTTACCCATGTTCTAATGCTTGCTGGCGGAGGCCGCGACTTGGGCCAGAGTCAGACGGATACGGGTGCCGTTTGAAAACagagtttatttaaaaatataagGAGGTCAATGGCTCTCGCCAGCTGATGGGAAATGATTAAACGAATGTTAGATGAGTGAAAAATATCTACAAGCAGCTTGCTCTCAATGGCATCCACAAATCCTTACCCGGGATGAGCCCGGGATTTTCTCCAGATGATCGTTGGTTATAACATAGACCTATCTATCCCTATCTTGAGGTCCATCTTTTAAaaagcttttttttaaataactacTATGTGTATCTGTGGATTATGCTAAGCGGAGGCGATCGAATATAATTAACCAAAGAACTAGTCTCAAGTGGGACAAAGCCGTAGTTGTGTGCGAAGCAGTGGTTTCCGTTCCGCGCCTTATGATGATGTTCGcatttttcaactttcgcGAACCGTGTACACATTTAGAACTAAATTTAGAATCTCTaaccgcccgcccgtccgtaAACAGTATTCCGACGCAGCCTGTAtcaaaaacggcaaaaacgGCGTCGGTGTATAGAAACACGATCGGCCACACATTTCCCGGGGGCGGTGGTCCGGGAGCTACACCAAGGGAAAAGTGAGCGAAGGGACGAGATGAGTTTTCGACCAGCCCGACCGTCAAACACCTTCGATACATGAGCGGCGGTTGGAAAATATATTATTATCGTGTATCCGTGGCGTTCGATGGGTGCCATTCAAGGCGCTTTTTAATGAATGTTTTCTATTACACCAGACAACCGCACCCTTTCCATCGTCGCGGAGCCAGACAGGCTGTGGAATGGCCAAGAAAGGGAAGGCTAAACCCGGGGTAGGTCCTACCGATGTGGGGCAGGAAACGGCCGCTCCGGTCGTTGCTCCACCTCCAGTTCCGGCGGTCGCTGAGAAACCCGTGAAGGACGACCCCGCCAAGCCGACCAAGGAAGTGGCCGCTCCAGAGAAGAAGAAcagccagccgccagcagcgAGTGGTGAGAACGAGTTGAGTCGCAAAAATAGTCGCCGCAACAGCAAGAAGAAGCCGGCCGCACCGCaagctccggttccggagcagGAGCCCAAGGATGACGGGTCGTCTACGAAGTCCCTCAAGAAGCGGCTGCGCAAGAAGCGCACACGGTTGGTGCACGCGCTGGGAGTCGCCGAGGCCCACCCGTCCAGCGAAACGGCCCAATCGCTGGAGGAGCTGCGCCAGAAGATTAAAGCCGTGGAAGGTTTGCTCAGAGACGTGCAGCTCAAGGCAGAGGAGGAACAGAAAAAGGTCGACGGCCTAAAGGAAGCGCAGGCGGTGGCCCAGCCGCCAAAGGACAAGCCCGCGAAGAAacaaccggagccggaaccgaAGGAGTCGGAGCGCAACCGCAAAACGTCAGAGTCATCGTCCAAGAACCTTTCCAGCGAAAAGACGCGCAAGGAAGCGGAAGCCAAAAAGCTGGCCACCGAGAAGTCGCACATCcagagcgaagcgaagcgtttGGTCGAGGAGCGAGCCTTGAAGCAGCAGGAGATGAAGCGGCTGATGGAGGAGAAGGCCAAGAAGGATGCGGAGGCCAAGATGCTGCTGGAGGAGAAGGCCGCCCGGGAGGCTGAGCTGGCCAAGCTGACGCAGGCCAAGGTACGCGTCGACACAGTTGAGCAGAAAATCAACGAGCTCGACCAGAAGGTTCAGCAGCGCAAGGAAACCGACGCCAAGGCACCGCTGACGGCACCGGACAGTccgaagcagaagaaggaaCAGGCGCGCACGCGCAAGGATTCGGAGTCGGTCCAAaagaaggaagcggaagagaaGGCCAAGAAGGACGGGGAAGAAAAGGNNNNNNNNNNNNNNNNNNNNNNNNNNNNNNNNNNNNNNNNNNNNNNNNNNNNNNNNNNNNNNNNNNNNNNNNNNNNNNNNNNNNNNNNNNNNNNNNNNNNAAAAAGCAAAGAAGGAAGCGGAAGTAAAGGCAaagaaggaagcggaagagaaGGCTAAGAAGGAAGCGGCAGAGAAGGCAaagaaggaagcggaagagaaGGCAAAGAAGGAGGCAGCAGAAAAGGCAaagaaggaagcggaagagaaAGCTAAGaaggaagcagcagaaaaagcaaagaaagaagcagaagagaaagcgaaaaaggaaGCAGCGGAAAAGGCCaaaaaggaagcggaagagaaagcgaaaaaggaGGCAGCAGAAAAGGCCaaaaaggaagcggaagagaaagcaaagaaagaaGCGGACGAGAAGGCAAAGAAGGAAGCGGCGGACAAAGCAAAGAAGGAAGCTGAGGAAAAGTCAAAGAAGGACGCGGTGGAAAAGGCCAAGCGAGAGGCCGAGGAAAAGTCGAAAAAGGAGGCGGAAGAGAAACTGAAACAGGAAGCGGAAAAGGCCAAGAAACAGGCGGCGGAAGAGGAAGCCAAGCGGAAAGCGAACGACCAACCGAAACACCAGAACGGATCGACGCCAGCCACTCAGCCGCCGCCTCAGTCGCCACAACAACAGGACAAACTGTCGCCACCGAAGCAGGACGGGAAAAACAGTAAACGGAATAAACGGACCCCCAAGAATAGCGTCTCGGAGGACGAGAAGAACGGCACCAACAAGGCAACCGGgccaaaaaacggccaaagcGGCGATTTTGCCTGCTCTGCTGAACTAGTGGCAGCAGTGGCCCAGGCAAAATCGCAGGAACTCCAGCCAACTCCAGCCGTGGCCGCGGTGAAGACTCCTACCGAACCGAAGGCTGCCCAGCCGGCGAAGCCGGCGAACGGTAAACAACAGACACCGACGACGCCCACAGCGACACCCACAATGGCCCCGTCACCCGCcgaagccaccaccatcaccaagcCTGTGCAGACCCAGCGAAAGAGCCCGGAAAAGACTCCACAATCTCAATCGCCCAAGACGCCGTCTTCACCGAAAGCCCCACCCACTGCCAAGGCGCCGTCTCCACCGAAGACGGCTCCAGCCTCGCGTCCTGCACCCAAACCGAGCACACCACCCGCCTCCAAAAAGCCCGAACCCCCGCCGAAGCCCGAGTTCCTGAAGAAGAAGTCTCCGTCGGTCGAAAAGGATAAGCTGCCGGCCAAAGCCAGCCAGGTCCAGCCAGCGGCTGCACCTGCACCCGCCACCCAAGCCCCCAGTTCTCCCGTGCCCGTTCCTGCCACTCCTCCGcctgccactgccgccgccgccgccaacgacCACGTTCCAGAtccggctgcggctgcagcCCGGCTAAACGATGA
The nucleotide sequence above comes from Anopheles bellator chromosome 1, idAnoBellAS_SP24_06.2, whole genome shotgun sequence. Encoded proteins:
- the LOC131212420 gene encoding transcription initiation factor TFIID subunit 5 codes for the protein MAQNRNELLAVLALVKKYNLKSTEELLRKEAGLTDVPENVAGEAEVNSVLAAYKSEGDPDIYENSYMELRKFVDESLDIYKHELALILYPVLVHMYIELVYNSHEQQAKKLITKFGPEQEYYYQDELAKLAMVTKRDQMSGNDITDTFKSNAFTIRISRDTLSLLKRHLHEKKASVILNIVNEHMYFDLYEGVARNKAQCDATCGAMTGEAKRQDNKIKVYYGLLKEPDVQTLVAAPPEEDDDMDPDAPDKPKKKKPKKDPLFSKKSKSDPNAPPIDRVPLPKLKDADKMEKIKSLREASKRVNLGPDSLPSICMYTLLNANYTVTCADLSEDSSLMAVGFSDSAIKVWSMTPVKLREMKSAEQLKEIDRDAEDVLIRMLDDRRAESCRTLWGHSGPVYRTSFAPDRTMLLSCSEDCTIRLWSLHTWTCVVVYKGHQFPVWDVRFSPHGHYFMSCSHDKTARLWATDSHQPLRIFAGHLSDVDVCIFHPNSNYVATGSSDRTVRLWDVCVGNHHRLLTGHKAPIHSLAFSMCGRYLASGSADHRVLIWDLAHGHLIAALTGHSASVHSVCFSRDGTILATGGLDCALKLWDFTKLVDDISGENVNVSHNPDVRDGDPYLMRTFPTKQSPFLTLHFTRRNLLLGVGMFDLAI
- the LOC131215149 gene encoding axoneme-associated protein mst101(2)-like, with protein sequence MAKKGKAKPGVGPTDVGQETAAPVVAPPPVPAVAEKPVKDDPAKPTKEVAAPEKKNSQPPAASGENELSRKNSRRNSKKKPAAPQAPVPEQEPKDDGSSTKSLKKRLRKKRTRLVHALGVAEAHPSSETAQSLEELRQKIKAVEGLLRDVQLKAEEEQKKVDGLKEAQAVAQPPKDKPAKKQPEPEPKESERNRKTSESSSKNLSSEKTRKEAEAKKLATEKSHIQSEAKRLVEERALKQQEMKRLMEEKAKKDAEAKMLLEEKAAREAELAKLTQAKVRVDTVEQKINELDQKVQQRKETDAKAPLTAPDSPKQKKEQARTRKDSESVQKKEAEEKAKKDGEAKKEAEVKAKKEAEEKAKKEAAEKAKKEAEEKAKKEAAEKAKKEAEEKAKKEAAEKAKKEAEEKAKKEAAEKAKKEAEEKAKKEAAEKAKKEAEEKAKKEADEKAKKEAADKAKKEAEEKSKKDAVEKAKREAEEKSKKEAEEKLKQEAEKAKKQAAEEEAKRKANDQPKHQNGSTPATQPPPQSPQQQDKLSPPKQDGKNSKRNKRTPKNSVSEDEKNGTNKATGPKNGQSGDFACSAELVAAVAQAKSQELQPTPAVAAVKTPTEPKAAQPAKPANGKQQTPTTPTATPTMAPPEKTPQSQSPKTPSSPKAPPTAKAPSPPKTAPASRPAPKPSTPPASKKPEPPPKPEFLKKKSPSVEKDKLPAKASQVQPAAAPAPATQAPSSPVPVPATPPPATAAAAANDHVPDPAAAAARLNDEVTPDGAKKPGGGGAAGGAASSAAAAAAGAAANGKPKPQTPKKPEVPPKPDVHNKSAAKMKTPIKQPGGKASTSDCRSPAAAELSRTEAFKKNMDIISTIADVLLSYPRSKRTRSTAGDSSSSSTSSSSAPNSLPTALQSSNASPASLFSSLFPSSAATTLSEPTACPFANGTSDHGEVNGAKQRPKLDLERILRILQSSQRSPESVENGHSPSCTDGEGPETNGTAASSNGEQDTEQDLEGNPLGSFFTKDALRMLLPTLQEVNVKFNVEKQLAALNATAAMAKILPKTLPPGTDTTEEDEEDLLDEEEEDTIEYKFMPRPVFIATICQVCKNPLKTFFHCERCMMVPYCGEEHRRTDQTAHRDLCAVLCEIAAQRGGHIYQPAVGLNAQDYRTLRVHTLNQVELMARRPLQAFEREIVLFPRVCLAPDCREWRQDRLTECRDCRQVSYCAAHPAHLPSSHGRWCKAYLLFQKLILRQRILGRIEPPMPARILTKASPLPLNIDETIKQLYKNSAALRDECVYAVLSQIATAPLTALHALQRAERPLGSTFTIHLVGAELQFEGDTLDKWEAFFLHLVPEVTVLRVVFIGPELNVENLPIDVISRIRMCRTCRLKCRVVAFDFQSRTMYHEYRSSPQRYRPPDLICFFNPGLHRTTGYAGVDSWPRTIRDATGAGCPIVVTSYTELESPLDLQRLVQESVRPLQIIQGPTVNPYGSKRPDRNFISDETAPMIFKNYYYFLVQ